In one window of Frigoriglobus tundricola DNA:
- a CDS encoding hybrid sensor histidine kinase/response regulator, with the protein MTQPSAPPRFPWVPAALAVAAAGGATFGAAALPPTAAAPVAGGLVLVAALLGWWARAPRAAAPAARGPVAVCDSLPPGPDARMRILESAVVHAHDAVAILDAVRGAGPGRAVIYVNEAFCRLTGYARPEVIGRSLHFLRGPASDPDTLIKLRTAMDTGTPLRVELRNYRKDGTPFWVDLSAIPVPDPAGRIGHWLLIQRDIDRRKSAERRARQTGQLLRAIIDAFPGPISAKDRDGRYLVMNQFQAELLGVKPDAAVGRTAAEVTTPEHGARTGEKDRQVMATCEPVQYETHYPAPNGDARPWLTTKAPLWMPDGVDSEPAGARGVVTVALDISALKAAQDALRRSEERYRQLFTAIPHPVFAYDANTRRILSVNEAAVRKYGYTRDEFLAMTMADVSAAEPVPQVSGGPGDSGLPDGPPAARRHRTRSGAELDVDVSAFALSLEGRAVKVALINDVTDRRRAENELRRSEELFRGIFENTSAGVSLTDTSGLFVSCNPAFAAMLGRTVPEVLRLTPASVTHPDDLPGQLALMDEVRAGRRDRFTYPKRYVRPDGQTVWAELSFAAIRAAAGGYEYGLGVSINVSERRELEDQLRQVQKMEAVGQMAGGVAHDFNNLLTAVLGNLSLVRLAEGDPNRPLLAAVEQAAHRAADLTRKLLGYARRNQLVFAPVEPRDALGEVVALLRRTLDPRIALTVEVRADCPPVHADPTLLAQALMNLCLNARDAMPDGGALVLSAHPVERGPDDPCPPGWDDLIPGRYVRFAVTDTGVGMAPDVLGRMFEPFFTTKGIGKGTGLGLPMVQGIVKQHHGWIEIHSRPGAGTRIELNLPMADVTATPAVSGSPTPLPLALPTPTISNTPRARPHTVLLVDDEPMIRDLGRAVLSRAGFRVLTAEDGAEAVEVFARQYADIDLVVLDVTMPRMSGRDAFRHMTELNSSARILFSTGYSADDLAELDSSAGLLSKPYRPQDLVAAVRAALAITPQPAGG; encoded by the coding sequence GTGACACAGCCCTCCGCCCCACCACGCTTCCCCTGGGTGCCGGCCGCGCTCGCCGTGGCCGCCGCGGGCGGCGCCACGTTCGGTGCGGCCGCGCTCCCGCCGACGGCCGCCGCGCCGGTCGCGGGCGGGCTGGTGCTGGTCGCGGCACTGCTGGGCTGGTGGGCCCGGGCGCCGCGGGCCGCGGCGCCGGCGGCCCGCGGCCCGGTCGCGGTGTGCGACTCGCTGCCGCCCGGCCCGGACGCGCGGATGCGCATCCTGGAGTCGGCGGTCGTCCACGCGCACGACGCGGTCGCCATCCTCGACGCGGTCCGGGGCGCGGGGCCGGGCCGGGCGGTGATTTACGTGAACGAGGCGTTCTGCCGGCTCACCGGGTACGCGCGGCCGGAGGTGATCGGCCGGTCCCTGCACTTCCTCCGCGGCCCCGCGTCCGACCCCGACACGCTCATCAAGCTGCGGACCGCGATGGACACGGGCACGCCCCTCCGGGTGGAGCTGCGCAACTACCGCAAGGACGGCACCCCGTTCTGGGTGGACCTGAGCGCGATCCCGGTGCCCGACCCGGCCGGGCGGATCGGGCACTGGCTCCTCATCCAGCGGGACATCGACCGGCGCAAATCGGCCGAGCGGCGCGCGCGGCAGACGGGGCAACTGCTGCGGGCCATCATCGACGCGTTCCCCGGCCCGATCAGCGCCAAGGACCGTGACGGCCGGTACCTGGTCATGAACCAGTTCCAGGCCGAGCTGTTGGGCGTGAAGCCGGACGCGGCCGTGGGCCGGACGGCGGCCGAGGTGACCACCCCCGAACACGGCGCCCGGACGGGCGAGAAGGACCGCCAGGTGATGGCCACCTGCGAGCCGGTCCAGTACGAGACCCACTACCCGGCGCCGAACGGGGACGCGCGCCCGTGGCTGACCACCAAGGCGCCGCTGTGGATGCCCGACGGGGTCGACAGCGAACCGGCCGGCGCCCGCGGCGTGGTGACGGTGGCCCTGGACATCTCCGCGCTCAAGGCCGCCCAGGACGCGCTGCGGCGCAGCGAGGAGCGGTACCGGCAACTGTTCACGGCCATCCCGCACCCGGTGTTCGCCTACGACGCCAACACGCGCCGCATCCTGTCCGTGAACGAGGCCGCCGTCCGCAAGTACGGCTACACGCGGGACGAGTTCCTCGCGATGACGATGGCCGACGTGTCCGCGGCCGAGCCGGTCCCGCAGGTGAGCGGGGGGCCGGGCGACAGCGGGCTGCCCGACGGCCCCCCGGCCGCGCGCCGGCACCGCACCCGGTCCGGGGCGGAACTCGACGTGGACGTGTCGGCGTTCGCGCTGAGCCTGGAGGGGCGGGCGGTCAAGGTGGCCCTGATCAACGACGTGACCGACCGGCGGCGGGCCGAGAACGAGTTGCGCCGCAGCGAGGAACTGTTCCGCGGCATCTTCGAGAACACCTCGGCCGGGGTGTCGCTGACCGACACGAGCGGGCTGTTCGTGTCGTGCAACCCGGCGTTCGCGGCGATGCTCGGCCGGACGGTCCCGGAGGTGCTCCGGCTCACCCCGGCGAGCGTCACGCACCCCGACGACCTGCCCGGCCAGTTGGCCCTGATGGACGAGGTGCGGGCCGGCCGCCGGGACCGGTTCACGTACCCCAAGCGGTACGTCCGCCCGGACGGCCAGACGGTCTGGGCCGAGCTCTCCTTCGCCGCGATCCGCGCCGCGGCGGGCGGGTACGAGTACGGGCTGGGGGTGTCGATCAACGTGAGCGAGCGGCGCGAACTGGAGGACCAGTTGCGCCAGGTGCAGAAGATGGAGGCGGTCGGCCAGATGGCCGGCGGGGTCGCCCACGATTTCAACAACCTGCTGACCGCGGTGCTCGGCAACCTGTCGCTGGTGCGGCTGGCGGAGGGCGACCCGAACCGCCCGCTCCTGGCCGCCGTGGAGCAGGCGGCGCACCGCGCCGCCGACCTGACCCGCAAGCTGCTCGGCTACGCGCGGCGCAACCAGCTCGTGTTCGCCCCGGTCGAGCCGCGGGACGCGCTGGGCGAGGTGGTCGCGCTGCTCCGGCGCACCCTCGACCCGCGCATCGCCCTGACCGTGGAGGTCCGCGCCGACTGCCCGCCGGTCCACGCCGACCCGACGCTCCTGGCCCAGGCCCTCATGAACCTGTGCCTGAACGCCCGCGACGCCATGCCCGACGGCGGCGCCCTGGTGCTGTCCGCGCACCCGGTCGAGCGCGGGCCGGACGACCCGTGCCCCCCGGGCTGGGACGACCTGATCCCCGGCCGGTACGTGCGCTTCGCCGTGACCGACACCGGCGTCGGGATGGCGCCCGACGTGCTGGGCCGGATGTTCGAGCCGTTCTTCACCACCAAGGGCATCGGGAAGGGGACGGGCCTGGGGCTGCCGATGGTGCAGGGGATCGTGAAGCAGCACCACGGGTGGATCGAGATCCACTCGCGGCCCGGCGCCGGCACCCGGATCGAGTTGAACCTGCCGATGGCCGACGTCACCGCCACCCCGGCGGTGTCCGGCTCCCCGACGCCGCTGCCGCTGGCCCTGCCGACCCCGACCATCTCCAACACGCCCCGCGCGCGGCCCCATACGGTCCTGCTCGTGGACGACGAACCGATGATCCGCGACCTGGGCCGGGCGGTGCTGTCGCGGGCGGGCTTCCGCGTCCTCACCGCGGAGGACGGCGCCGAGGCGGTGGAGGTGTTCGCCCGGCAGTACGCCGACATCGACCTCGTGGTGCTGGACGTGACCATGCCGCGCATGTCCGGCCGCGACGCGTTCCGGCACATGACGGAACTCAATTCGAGCGCCCGCATCCTGTTCTCGACCGGCTACTCGGCCGACGATCTGGCCGAGCTGGACAGCTCCGCCGGCCTGCTGAGCAAGCCGTACCGCCCGCAGGACCTCGTGGCCGCGGTCCGCGCCGCCCTCGCCATCACCCCGCAGCCGGCCGGGGGGTAG
- a CDS encoding Uma2 family endonuclease: MSATVLPIAPPATAATPPPLAGPRPVRWTCDDFYATANRSSLQGQKSVLIDGEVLVTPPPSPLCSISHALVEEWLRTVFPRGQFTIRSQWGMYFGINTDPVPDVAVVSGPPRAHARHPRTAHLIVEIADTSLAIDTGDKASLYAAAGITDYWVIDVIDRRLHLFRDPQPDPVAKYRSTYKQVRVLLPTDTVSPLAAAAHSVPVGDLLP; the protein is encoded by the coding sequence ATGAGCGCCACCGTTCTCCCGATCGCACCACCCGCGACGGCCGCAACGCCCCCACCCCTCGCAGGGCCGCGCCCGGTCCGGTGGACGTGCGACGACTTTTACGCGACGGCAAACCGGTCGTCTCTTCAGGGCCAGAAGTCCGTTCTCATCGACGGAGAAGTGCTGGTCACGCCGCCCCCCAGCCCGCTCTGTTCGATCTCGCACGCCCTTGTAGAAGAGTGGCTCCGGACGGTGTTTCCGCGCGGCCAATTCACGATCCGCAGCCAGTGGGGCATGTATTTCGGCATCAACACGGATCCGGTGCCGGACGTTGCCGTCGTGTCCGGGCCGCCCCGCGCGCACGCCCGCCACCCGCGAACGGCTCACCTGATCGTGGAAATCGCGGACACCTCGCTCGCAATTGATACGGGTGACAAGGCCAGCCTGTACGCCGCGGCCGGCATCACGGACTATTGGGTCATTGATGTCATCGATCGGCGGCTGCACCTCTTCCGTGACCCTCAGCCCGATCCGGTCGCGAAATACCGCTCGACTTACAAACAGGTCCGTGTGCTGCTCCCGACCGACACCGTCAGCCCGCTCGCCGCCGCGGCCCATTCGGTCCCGGTCGGCGACCTGCTCCCGTAG